The following DNA comes from Mucilaginibacter jinjuensis.
AATCCCGAAAAGGCAATGTGTACGTAATGACGTGTGGCTACCATCTTTTTGGTATTAGTATCAGCCCGTTTATTGAAGTTTAAAAAATCGATACAAAACGAAGTGGTTAATGCAGTTAAAGCCGAATCTGTAGTAGCAAATGTGGCAGCCGTTAAGCCCAGCATAAACACAATGGCCGGCACTACGCCCAGGTAATTAAGGGCGATGGTAGGGTAGAGATAATCTGTTTTCTCAACCTTAACGTTGTGGTGTGATGCATAGATGTAAAGTAAAGCACCTACGCTTAGGAAAAAGATATTGATCACCACAAAGATCGACGTAAAGCTGAACATGTTTTTCTGCGCTTCGCGGATATTTTTTAAGCTCAGGTTCTTCTGCATCAGATCCTGATCCAAGCCTACCATGGCAATGGTAATAAACATACCACCCAAAAACTGCTTGCCGAAGTGCAGCTTGTTCGCCATAAAATCGTTAAAGAAAAATATCTGCGAATAGTTGCTGTTCTTCACAGTTTCGAAGGCCTGGATTACATCGAGGTTAAGGCTTCGACAGATAAAATAGATCGACAGAAAAACCGATGCTACCAGGAATAGCGTCTGCAAACTATCGGTAATAATAATGGTTTTTAACCCGCCTTTAAATGTGTACGACCAGATCAGTATCAAACAGATCAGCACAGTAACCGCAAAAGGAATATGATAGGCATCGAAAATAAATTTCTGCAAAATAATAACCACCAGGTAAAGCCTGAATGCCGAGCCAATAGTGCGGCTGATCAGGAAGATTCCGGCAGCAGTTTTATAACTCCAGGTGCCTAAAGCACTTTCTATATAACCATAAATGGATGTGAGTTTCAGGCGATAATACAAAGGCAGTAACACCAGGCAAATGGTGATGAAACCGGCAGCATTGCCCAGTACAAACTGGAAGTAAGCAAACTGGTCACCGCTGGCTGCGCCAACCTTGCCGGGTACTGAGATGAAGGTTACACCGCTTAGTGCGGTGCCAATCATCCCAAAGGCAACTAAATACCATTTCGAGTTACGGTTGGCCACGAAAAAGGTATCGTTGTCCGACGTTTTCTGGGTGGTTAAAAACGAAATAAGGATCAGCACAAAAAAGTAACCGATTATAAATAAAAGCAATACGCCCGGCGCCATAGGTGTTTTTTAGTTTGATAAATATGCGGTTAAAACCACACAAAGCGAAAGATAGGCTGTTGACCTTATCCTGACAAGAAATAAGCCGTATTTTTTTAAATTTGAAGAATGAATTTTTCGTCCAAACTGTTAGAAAATGCTGTAGCCGAATTCTCGAAGCTGCCCGGTGTAGGGCAAAAAACAGCTTTGCGTTTGGTGCTGCACTTGCTTAACCAGGATAAAGATGAGGTGGAGCGTTTCAGCACAGCCATGACCAAGCTTCGGAACGAAATACTTTTTTGCAAGGTATGCAATAATATATCGGACCAGCCAATATGCGAAATCTGTGCATCTCACAAACGCGACCGTGGGACTATCTGTATAGTGGAAGATACACGGGATGTGATGGCTATAGAGAATACTAATCAGTTTAATGGCGTATATCATGTGCTGGGCGGCTTAATATCGCCGATGGACGGAATCGGCCCAAGTGACCTCGAAATAGACTCTTTACTGGCCAGGATTAATCCGGGAGAGGTTAAGGAAGTTATTTTTGCCCTTAGCGCTACTATGGAGGGCGACACTACCATATTTTACCTCAACAAAAGACTAAAAGATTTTAAGATAAATA
Coding sequences within:
- a CDS encoding sodium:solute symporter, with protein sequence MAPGVLLLFIIGYFFVLILISFLTTQKTSDNDTFFVANRNSKWYLVAFGMIGTALSGVTFISVPGKVGAASGDQFAYFQFVLGNAAGFITICLVLLPLYYRLKLTSIYGYIESALGTWSYKTAAGIFLISRTIGSAFRLYLVVIILQKFIFDAYHIPFAVTVLICLILIWSYTFKGGLKTIIITDSLQTLFLVASVFLSIYFICRSLNLDVIQAFETVKNSNYSQIFFFNDFMANKLHFGKQFLGGMFITIAMVGLDQDLMQKNLSLKNIREAQKNMFSFTSIFVVINIFFLSVGALLYIYASHHNVKVEKTDYLYPTIALNYLGVVPAIVFMLGLTAATFATTDSALTALTTSFCIDFLNFNKRADTNTKKMVATRHYVHIAFSGLMFLTIILFNAINNDAVVSAIFKIASYTYGPLLGLYAFGLLLQNRQVRDKLVPFICLISPAICFFLSTESKRLLGGYVFDNELIIINGLLTFTGLLLTSTPKQEVATL
- the recR gene encoding recombination mediator RecR, which codes for MNFSSKLLENAVAEFSKLPGVGQKTALRLVLHLLNQDKDEVERFSTAMTKLRNEILFCKVCNNISDQPICEICASHKRDRGTICIVEDTRDVMAIENTNQFNGVYHVLGGLISPMDGIGPSDLEIDSLLARINPGEVKEVIFALSATMEGDTTIFYLNKRLKDFKINISTIARGIAFGGELEYVDEITLGRSIATRVPYENSLSR